In a genomic window of Alistipes sp. ZOR0009:
- a CDS encoding ATP-binding protein, with product MLLEYNVEGGDFARAGWASSQVKKVLKQIGVDQNVIKRVVVALYEAEVNIVAHAYRGVISVDINAEQIIMKLEDEGPGIPDIPLAMQKGYSTASPQVREMGFGAGMGLPNIETNSDKFEIRTEIGRGTTLEITIHLNPQS from the coding sequence ATGCTACTAGAATACAACGTAGAAGGAGGAGACTTCGCCCGTGCAGGTTGGGCTTCCAGTCAAGTCAAAAAAGTTTTGAAGCAGATTGGTGTAGACCAAAATGTAATCAAACGGGTGGTAGTGGCGCTTTACGAAGCCGAGGTTAATATTGTAGCCCACGCCTACCGCGGGGTAATATCGGTAGATATAAATGCCGAACAAATAATTATGAAGCTGGAGGACGAAGGTCCTGGAATTCCAGATATTCCACTTGCGATGCAAAAGGGATACTCGACAGCCTCTCCTCAAGTTAGAGAAATGGGATTTGGAGCAGGTATGGGGCTACCCAACATCGAAACCAACTCCGACAAGTTTGAAATTCGAACAGAGATAGGGCGAGGAACCACGCTCGAAATAACGATACATCTAAATCCTCAATCGTAG
- a CDS encoding DRTGG domain-containing protein, which translates to MKISEIAQLVDAKVLSGKDKLGMDVQQGFSSDLMSDVLTLTTNDVVLITGLANLQAVRTAEMSDIPVVLFVRNKKIGGDIIDLAEELGLVILKTEYSMFKTAGRLYQAGLEPVF; encoded by the coding sequence ATGAAGATATCGGAAATAGCGCAACTAGTAGATGCAAAAGTCTTATCGGGAAAAGATAAGCTTGGAATGGACGTGCAGCAAGGCTTTTCATCAGATCTTATGAGCGATGTACTCACGCTTACAACCAACGATGTGGTGCTAATTACAGGTCTAGCCAACCTTCAAGCAGTGCGCACTGCCGAGATGTCTGACATCCCTGTTGTTCTTTTTGTTCGCAACAAAAAAATAGGTGGAGATATTATTGATTTGGCGGAAGAACTTGGCTTGGTAATTCTTAAAACAGAATACTCCATGTTCAAAACCGCTGGGCGCCTATATCAAGCCGGTTTAGAACCCGTTTTTTAG
- a CDS encoding S46 family peptidase, translating to MKKLTLSLLLIVAFSGWSRADEGMWLPIFAEKYNLKAMKDKGFKLTAEDIYSENQNSLKEAVVLFGRGCTGEIISKEGLVITNHHCGFDNIQSHSSVEHDYLKNGFWAYKLGDELPNPGLSVKILVKMEDVTSQVLKGVTAQMAEKDRQTTIKNNSKDILKKVEAATGCKATVEAMFYGNQYMLFVYEEYKDVRLVGAPPSAIGKFGGDTDNWMWPRHTGDFSLFRIYADKNNKPASYSPNNVPFKPSRSLKISLKGIKEGDFTMVYGYPGRTQEYLPASSIKLITEVSNPNKIRLRTKRLDIQNAEMSKNQAVRIQYAAKNASIANAWKKWQGELKGLVRLNAVAKKQQFESEFTAWAKANGKTQFADVVALLDANNAASTTLTIAKDFQTEALWSIESARFAAAFDSLVILSKDKQPNADAIKRQTDKLKKIADGFFKDYYRPIDQQTFVAMLEEFDANVPTSFKPAIIANLKAKYKGFDKLAEKVYAKSIFSNQDQFNELINSYAPKRYKVIDEDPIFQIVMAVNNLYKETVDKPLQDLRNEQNLLLRTYMQGQMEFQPQKVFYPDANSTLRIAYGKVEGYMPVDAVKYHYQSTIEGIMQKDNPNIYDYDVPAKLRELYKTKDYGRYAVNGTVPVAFTASNHTTGGNSGSPVLDAEGNLIGVNFDRCWEGTMSDLMYDPDQCRNITLDIRYALFIIDKYAGAKRLIDEMDIVQ from the coding sequence ATGAAAAAACTAACCCTTAGCCTACTTTTAATTGTAGCATTTAGTGGCTGGTCGCGTGCCGACGAAGGTATGTGGCTTCCCATTTTTGCCGAAAAGTACAACCTTAAAGCCATGAAGGATAAAGGCTTTAAGCTAACCGCTGAAGATATTTACAGCGAGAACCAGAATTCGCTAAAGGAGGCTGTAGTTCTATTTGGCCGTGGCTGTACTGGCGAGATTATCTCTAAGGAGGGATTGGTAATTACCAACCACCACTGCGGATTCGACAACATTCAATCGCATAGCAGCGTGGAGCACGACTACCTGAAAAATGGTTTTTGGGCTTACAAGCTGGGCGATGAGCTTCCTAACCCAGGGCTTTCTGTAAAGATCCTGGTAAAGATGGAGGATGTAACATCGCAGGTGCTAAAAGGTGTTACCGCACAAATGGCCGAAAAAGATCGCCAAACAACCATTAAAAATAACAGTAAAGACATCCTAAAAAAGGTTGAAGCAGCGACTGGCTGCAAGGCAACCGTAGAAGCGATGTTTTACGGAAACCAGTACATGCTTTTTGTTTACGAAGAGTACAAGGATGTACGCCTTGTTGGCGCTCCACCATCAGCCATTGGTAAGTTTGGTGGCGACACCGACAACTGGATGTGGCCTCGCCATACTGGAGACTTTTCGCTGTTCCGTATCTATGCAGATAAGAATAATAAGCCAGCCTCCTACTCTCCCAACAACGTTCCGTTTAAACCTAGCCGCAGCCTAAAAATCTCCCTAAAAGGAATTAAGGAAGGAGACTTTACTATGGTATATGGCTACCCTGGACGCACACAGGAATACCTTCCAGCCTCATCTATTAAGCTAATAACCGAAGTTAGCAACCCCAATAAGATCCGTCTTCGTACCAAGCGTCTCGATATTCAAAATGCGGAGATGAGCAAAAATCAGGCAGTCCGTATTCAGTATGCCGCAAAAAATGCCAGCATTGCCAATGCCTGGAAGAAATGGCAGGGAGAGCTTAAGGGGCTTGTACGCCTTAATGCGGTGGCCAAAAAGCAGCAATTTGAATCGGAATTTACCGCATGGGCAAAGGCAAATGGGAAAACCCAATTTGCGGATGTTGTTGCCCTGCTAGACGCCAACAACGCTGCCTCAACCACCCTTACCATTGCAAAGGATTTTCAAACGGAGGCCCTTTGGTCTATCGAATCTGCACGCTTTGCAGCCGCCTTCGATTCGCTAGTTATCCTATCGAAGGATAAGCAACCAAATGCCGACGCCATAAAGCGCCAAACAGATAAGCTTAAAAAGATTGCGGATGGCTTCTTTAAAGACTACTACCGTCCAATCGATCAGCAAACCTTTGTGGCAATGCTAGAGGAGTTTGACGCTAACGTTCCGACAAGCTTTAAGCCAGCCATTATAGCCAACCTTAAAGCTAAGTATAAGGGTTTTGACAAGCTGGCCGAAAAGGTTTATGCAAAATCAATCTTTAGCAATCAGGATCAGTTCAACGAGCTTATCAACAGCTACGCACCTAAACGCTATAAGGTGATCGACGAAGACCCAATCTTCCAAATCGTAATGGCCGTAAACAACCTCTACAAAGAAACGGTGGATAAGCCTCTGCAAGATCTTCGTAACGAACAAAATCTGCTACTACGTACCTACATGCAGGGACAAATGGAATTCCAACCACAAAAAGTGTTCTATCCCGACGCTAACTCGACTCTTCGCATTGCCTACGGTAAGGTAGAAGGTTACATGCCTGTAGATGCCGTAAAATACCACTACCAATCGACGATTGAAGGTATTATGCAAAAGGATAACCCCAATATTTACGACTACGACGTACCTGCTAAGCTTCGCGAACTTTACAAAACCAAAGATTATGGTAGATACGCCGTTAACGGAACCGTACCTGTAGCATTTACAGCTAGCAACCATACAACAGGAGGAAACTCGGGTAGCCCCGTTCTGGATGCCGAAGGCAACCTTATTGGTGTTAACTTCGACCGCTGCTGGGAGGGAACCATGAGCGACCTCATGTACGATCCGGATCAATGCCGTAATATCACCCTAGATATTCGCTATGCGCTTTTCATCATCGACAAGTATGCGGGTGCCAAACGTCTTATAGACGAAATGGATATTGTACAATAA
- a CDS encoding Maf family nucleotide pyrophosphatase: MIKNTIADKFQIILASKSPRRRQLLADAGFEFTLADNIDVEEVYPANLAAEEVAEFLSNLKADAYPTALVANEVLITSDTVVVAEGEVLGKPTDYEDAFRMIRLMSGKMHKVITAVCIRTATQKISFSDECDVFFDDLTDEEIAFYINHYKPYDKAGAYGIQEWIGYVGIKKIEGSFFTVMGFPIHRVYQELKKLQ, translated from the coding sequence ATGATAAAAAATACCATAGCAGACAAATTCCAGATAATACTGGCTTCTAAATCGCCACGACGACGCCAGCTGCTAGCGGATGCTGGATTTGAGTTTACCCTTGCCGATAACATCGACGTAGAAGAGGTTTACCCAGCCAACCTTGCCGCCGAGGAGGTGGCCGAATTCCTATCGAACCTAAAGGCTGATGCATACCCAACAGCCCTAGTTGCCAACGAGGTGCTCATCACCTCCGATACCGTAGTGGTTGCCGAAGGCGAGGTGCTAGGAAAGCCGACAGACTACGAAGATGCCTTTCGGATGATACGGCTCATGTCGGGCAAAATGCACAAGGTTATTACAGCGGTGTGCATCCGAACTGCAACGCAAAAGATCTCCTTTTCTGACGAATGCGACGTATTCTTCGACGATTTAACCGACGAGGAGATAGCCTTCTACATCAATCACTATAAGCCATACGACAAAGCAGGTGCCTACGGCATTCAGGAGTGGATTGGCTACGTCGGTATCAAAAAGATAGAAGGATCATTCTTTACCGTTATGGGATTCCCTATCCATAGAGTTTACCAGGAGCTGAAGAAGCTGCAGTAG
- a CDS encoding endonuclease/exonuclease/phosphatase family protein, which produces MKRVILCLALLISIAASAQEKKFAVYGVAFYNLENLFDTKRDTTINDEEYTPQGANAWDDNKYKCKLNNMAFVLNQLGEKLLPLGPAVIGVAEVENRGVLQDLTATGEFAQKGYQIVHYDSPDRRGIDVALLYNPKLFTVESSKAIPLRFPDEPNFLTRDQLLVTGYLAGDKVNVIVAHWPSRRGGKESNSRVTAAALGKHIIDSLYKADPEAKVIYMGDLNDDPFDKSTSEVIGAKKEAKDVAKEGMFNPFWNILASGVGSLAYNGSWNLFDQIMVSGNLLGKDRSSIKFWKAEVFNKDFLIQQDGQFKGYPKRTHGKGIWLNGYSDHFPTLIYLLKQQ; this is translated from the coding sequence ATGAAAAGAGTGATACTTTGCCTCGCGCTGCTGATCTCGATAGCAGCATCGGCACAAGAGAAGAAGTTTGCCGTTTACGGCGTAGCTTTCTACAACCTCGAAAACCTATTTGACACCAAGCGTGATACAACCATTAACGATGAGGAGTACACTCCACAGGGTGCCAACGCATGGGACGACAATAAGTACAAATGCAAGCTTAACAACATGGCCTTTGTGCTTAACCAGCTTGGAGAGAAGCTACTTCCGCTTGGCCCTGCGGTAATTGGGGTTGCCGAAGTAGAAAACAGAGGCGTACTGCAAGATTTAACTGCCACTGGCGAGTTTGCTCAGAAGGGATACCAAATTGTACACTACGACTCGCCAGACCGTCGTGGTATAGACGTGGCCCTGCTTTACAACCCAAAACTTTTTACGGTAGAATCGAGCAAGGCTATTCCACTTCGATTTCCCGATGAGCCAAATTTCCTTACCCGCGACCAGCTGCTGGTAACAGGATATCTTGCCGGAGATAAGGTTAACGTGATTGTAGCCCACTGGCCATCGCGCCGTGGAGGAAAGGAGTCTAACTCGAGAGTAACCGCAGCAGCCCTTGGTAAGCACATCATCGACTCGCTATACAAGGCCGATCCGGAGGCAAAGGTTATCTACATGGGCGACCTTAACGACGATCCGTTTGATAAGAGCACCTCGGAGGTAATTGGAGCCAAGAAGGAGGCTAAAGATGTAGCTAAAGAAGGTATGTTTAACCCATTCTGGAATATCCTTGCAAGCGGAGTTGGCTCGCTTGCCTACAACGGCAGCTGGAACCTTTTCGACCAAATAATGGTATCGGGCAACCTTTTAGGGAAAGACCGCAGCTCCATCAAATTCTGGAAGGCCGAAGTGTTTAATAAGGACTTTCTAATTCAGCAAGATGGCCAGTTTAAGGGATACCCCAAGCGTACGCACGGCAAAGGCATTTGGCTAAACGGCTACAGCGACCACTTCCCTACCCTGATTTATCTGCTAAAACAGCAATAA